The stretch of DNA CTGCGCTTCCTCATCTCAGTGATCCACGAAAAATCCCAGTTCGACTCCGGCGCCGGCGCGGGCGGAGTGGCCGCGTCCCGCATGACCTCGGCCGCGTACCGCAGGTCCGCCGCCGCGTCCGCCAGGGCCCCGCTGTCCTCCTGGCCCTGGTCGCCGGAGTTCATGTCGGTGTCCTTCGCGGCCCACCAGTCGTCGCTGCTGCTGCTCACTGCTGCCTCCCTGTTGCTGCGGCGCCGACACCCAGCACCCGCCACAGGAACGCGCGCACGCGCAGCTCGTCACCGCCGAGGAGCGACAGTCGCCGCCACATGACGGTCTGGCTGTTCCACTCGTGCCGGAGGGGAGGGAGGACGGTGCGGGTGTAACCGCTGGTTTCTGTCGTACGTCGGGTCATACTGGTCGGTGGCCTCTCTGGTGACGTGCCGTCATTTGGTGGGAGGACGGTCCGGCGGGGGCCCAATCCCCGCCGGACCACGGAACGATCACGTCCCGTGAGGGTAAAAGGCCGGTCCGACAACGTGACCCGAATTCGCGGGCCTTCACCGGTGACCGGTCGTCCGTCACGTCTGGTGAAGCAGGTCATTGCGGTGGTCGTACCCGGCGGCGATGAGCTGCGCAGCCTCATCCCGGTAACCGGACGCGGTCCCGTTGGCGACTCCGAACACCTCCTCGATCCTCGCCAGGGGCATCCGCAGGGCCATGCCGCCCGCCTCCGTCACGATCAACCGGGCGACCCTGCGAATGTTGCGCTCCCGCTGGGAAAGGCCGGCCGCGTCCTCGGCCGCGCGCGCGACCAGTTCGGCGCGCGCAGCGGCGGCACGGTCCTCATTCGCCTTGCGCAGGGCGGCGGCGGCAGCGGCCTCGTTCTCCGCCGTGACGCGCGCCGTGCGCTGAGTTGCGGCCGCGATCTCGGCGGCCCGCTGCTGCCCCTCGGCGACCTCCTGGCGCCGCCGGACGTTCTGTTCCTCGATCACCAGAGCCGACTTCTGATCCTCGGCCGCCTTGCGGCGGGCCGCCGCCGTACGCGCGGACTCCTCGGCCGCCTCCTCGACCTCCGCGCGGCGCTGCGCCTCGGTCGCCGTCCGTTCGGCGCGGCTGCGCTGCGCGGCGGCCTCGATGCCGGCGGTGTCTGCCGAGGCAGCGGCGCGGTACACCGCGGCTTTGCTCTCGCCGTCCACCGTGGCGCGCAGCGCGTCCAGTTGACCCTGAGCCTTGATCTCGGCGGCCTCGGCCGCGAGTTCGGCAAGCTTGTCAGCGTGCTCACGGTCGCGGCGGTCGGCCGCCGCCTTGTGAGCGAGAGCCTGTTCGGCGCGCTCACGGTCGGCGCGGCGCTGCTGCTCACGGGCGCGCATCTGGTCGGGCAGGGCCAGTGCCTCCGCCGCCGTGACGCCGTAGGGGGCAAGCAGATCGGGGAGCCGGTCCAGCACAGTCACCGTGTCGTGTTCGTCGAACGTCTCGCCCTTGTCGGCAGCCGTACGGCGGGCGGCCTCGATCTCCTCGCGGTACTGGATCCACACACGGTGAATGGCCAGTTCACGGCGCATTTTCCGGGCGTCGGCATACGGCATGGGGTGAGTCTGCGCGGTACGGAACACCCACCATGTGGTGGGCAGCCTCAGCACCCAGTCGGCGAGGGTGAGCCCGCGCTCTCCGCTCTCCAGTCGGGCGGTGCGGATGATCAGGTGGCGTGCCGCCTCGACCAACAGCACGTAGGCGATCGGCATTGAGGCGTGCGCGAGGAGCCGGCCGGGGTCCGTCTGCGCGACCTCCCACACCCCCGGGCTCCCGGGCGCGCTGTCGGCGGCGGCGAGGACGTTGAGGGCGATCGTCACGCCCGTGGTGATGTGCGCGGCGACCAGCAGCATGGGTTTGGGCATCTGTCGCCACGCCAGCACCAACGCGATCGAGTACAGGGCGACGATCAGCCCGTCCACCCCGATCGGGAAAACATAGGAGCCGATCGGCCCGAACCCCCAGGCGCGGGCCGCGTCGACCAACGCGTCGTAGGAGAGGCCGAAGCCGACCCCTGCGACGACCAGGCCCGCCAGGGTCGCGACACCCGCGATGATCCACATGATCGTGATGAGGCGGCGGCGCGGCTTGGCCGAGGAGGCGCCCTCGGCCGAGGTCTCGGGGTCGTTCTCGGTGGCGCGGCCGGTGTTGTCCGTCCCGGCGGCCGGCGCCTCGGGGGCGGCGGGCTCCGGCGGACGCGTGAGGGCGGCCTCGGCGCGCGGGTCGGTCATGGTCGTCACGTGCGGTGTCCTCCGTCGTGCTGGGGGGAGTTGGGGATCGTGTCGGTGGTCAGGGGGGTGTCGGGGTCGGCCGTCACGTACAGGTGCCAGTAAGGCTCGGGCACCTCGCCGTCGCGCATGACCAGGGCCTCGGCGCGGTACTCGGCCGCGTGCCCACGGGCGATCTCGGCGGCCCGCCGCGCGCACGACCTGGTGTAGTCGGTGCTCGAAGGGTCGTTGGCGACGCGTTCTCCGTCGCGGGCTCCGGCCTCGGCGCGGGCCGCGCAACGCTCCCACTCCTCTGCCCAGCGGGTCAGTTCCGCCGGGGTGATCAGCTCGGGTTTCACGACGTCCTCTCAAGTCGGGGGCAGGGCCGCCCTGTTGGGCGGTGGCGCCCCGGGCCGGAGTCGATCCGGCAGCCTCACGCCGTACTCCGGGGCAGTCGCAGCGGCTCCGCCCACCCGTCAATACTCCGGGCGAGTGCCTGCTGTGACGAGGGATTTCGGTGGGTCAGATGGGTCAGGAGCCCTTGCGGCCGAAGAGCCGGCGGCGACCGCCGCTCTCCACACCGCGCGAGAACCCGTCGGTGCGGTCCGAGTTGGCCCATCCCTGCCGGTCCGCCTCACGGGCGTTCCGGGCGGGGCGGCCCATCGTGTCGCCGTTACTTCCGTGCTGGGAGGGGTCGGCGAAGATGAACGAGAGGGGGTTCCTCATCGGGCACCCCCGCCGGTCGTCTGGAGTAGGCGGGAGAGCCGCTCTGCGGCCTCGTTCGCGGCGGCCAGATCGGCGGCGGCCTGTCGGCGCGCCTCCTCCATGGCCTGAGCCGCCATCTGGCGATCCTGGTCGCTCGTCACCGCTCACCTCCGCTGCACTGCGCTGCGGTGGTGGGGCCGGTGAGCGGGACGACGCCGGGGATGAACCAGCCGCCGCACCCGCCGCACACCAGCTTGTCGCCCTGCTGCTGCATCTGCTTTCCACAGCACGTCACTTGGACTGCCCCCCGTTCAGGCCGGAGTTGCGGCCGTCGGCGGTGCTGTCGCCGGAGCCCGGCGCGGGCTGGTTCGCCGGCGGGAAGGAACCGCCGCGCGAGGCCTGGTAGGTGGTCTCGAACTGGGGGTCCGGCCTCGTGCCGGGGGCGATGGAGATCGCCGGCCTGTCGCTCAGCGCCACGACGTCCCCCCGATCACGGGGCGGCGGATGACGGCGCGGAGAACGCTCTCGGGCTCGGGCTCCGGGCCGCGGGCGTTGTCCTCGCGCTCCTGGTCCTCGATGAGGTCGTTGAGGCCGGCGCAGGGCCGGACCATGGGCAACACGCCCAAGGGCGTGACGATACGATCCACGATGGATCGCCCTCCTATGCAGGTAGGTGGGGTGATCAAGGCCCTCGGCATCGGTGCGCTAACACCTCGCCGGGGGCCGCCTCGTTTCCGGGGCAGCACCACCATGACACAAAAAACACCGGCAGTGCAACCACGACACAGGCTGTGCTTTTCGCTATGCTTCGTCGCGTGACCGAGATCCCAGAGGAACAGCAGGCGGCAGCACTACGGGCCGTCAAAGACGCAGGCGCGCGCCGGGCCGCGCTGCTCGCGCAGGCGGAGGAGATCCTGACCACG from Streptomyces sp. NBC_01485 encodes:
- a CDS encoding DUF2637 domain-containing protein; this translates as MTDPRAEAALTRPPEPAAPEAPAAGTDNTGRATENDPETSAEGASSAKPRRRLITIMWIIAGVATLAGLVVAGVGFGLSYDALVDAARAWGFGPIGSYVFPIGVDGLIVALYSIALVLAWRQMPKPMLLVAAHITTGVTIALNVLAAADSAPGSPGVWEVAQTDPGRLLAHASMPIAYVLLVEAARHLIIRTARLESGERGLTLADWVLRLPTTWWVFRTAQTHPMPYADARKMRRELAIHRVWIQYREEIEAARRTAADKGETFDEHDTVTVLDRLPDLLAPYGVTAAEALALPDQMRAREQQRRADRERAEQALAHKAAADRRDREHADKLAELAAEAAEIKAQGQLDALRATVDGESKAAVYRAAASADTAGIEAAAQRSRAERTATEAQRRAEVEEAAEESARTAAARRKAAEDQKSALVIEEQNVRRRQEVAEGQQRAAEIAAATQRTARVTAENEAAAAAALRKANEDRAAAARAELVARAAEDAAGLSQRERNIRRVARLIVTEAGGMALRMPLARIEEVFGVANGTASGYRDEAAQLIAAGYDHRNDLLHQT